From the genome of Verrucomicrobiota bacterium, one region includes:
- a CDS encoding DUF1552 domain-containing protein, protein MNRRVFLKSSFATLALPALESVSSALPSTTVRLATVEAPKRMVCIGNSFGMYPEKFFPREDGPNYPMTHLLSPLEKHRKDFTVFSNLDHDIKGGHFSVHSFLSGVKMGDAKGMPEGNISIDQRAAEHVGAETRFPSLTIGSEDGLHGGCHMCWTRTGVRVPPIPGPKELFRKLFINVDAAAQKEAADNFKMRGTILDAVHDEAKSLERRLNGQDREKLDEYFTSVRDVETNLELDKRWSSVSKPEAPFPEPQDRSLVEDIPVLYDLIAIALKTDSTRVASFEMAGTGFDTSFFGFNSGYHSLSHHGQKPDSIEKLVEIEFYQMQQLSRFIDKLKSIREPDSNGSLLDSSMVLFGSGMGNANAHVNTDLPIILAGGGFKLGEHKRYPTERIKRVPLCNLYLSMLQKFGVETETFGTSSGTLSGLKVA, encoded by the coding sequence ATGAATAGACGCGTTTTTCTTAAATCTTCTTTCGCCACCCTGGCACTACCGGCCCTGGAATCGGTTTCCTCCGCCCTACCGTCAACTACCGTAAGACTTGCCACTGTCGAAGCTCCAAAACGCATGGTGTGTATCGGCAATTCGTTCGGCATGTATCCCGAAAAATTCTTTCCCAGGGAGGACGGACCGAACTACCCCATGACCCATTTGCTTTCTCCACTGGAAAAGCATAGAAAAGACTTCACCGTATTCTCTAACCTGGACCACGACATCAAAGGCGGTCACTTCTCGGTCCACTCCTTTTTGAGCGGAGTAAAAATGGGCGATGCTAAGGGTATGCCTGAGGGAAACATCAGCATTGATCAAAGAGCCGCCGAACATGTCGGCGCAGAAACGCGGTTCCCTTCCTTGACCATTGGCTCGGAGGACGGATTACATGGTGGTTGCCACATGTGCTGGACTCGAACCGGCGTCCGCGTTCCGCCAATCCCAGGACCCAAGGAGCTGTTTAGAAAACTGTTTATCAATGTGGATGCAGCAGCCCAGAAAGAAGCCGCCGACAATTTCAAAATGAGAGGTACCATTCTCGATGCCGTGCACGATGAGGCCAAGAGCCTTGAACGTCGTTTGAATGGTCAGGACAGGGAGAAATTGGACGAATATTTCACTTCCGTTCGCGATGTGGAAACCAACCTTGAATTGGACAAACGTTGGTCGAGTGTTTCGAAACCGGAAGCACCCTTTCCTGAACCGCAAGACCGTAGCCTGGTTGAGGATATCCCGGTACTCTACGATTTGATTGCGATAGCATTGAAGACCGATTCCACCCGAGTCGCTTCCTTCGAAATGGCTGGCACGGGATTCGACACCTCTTTTTTTGGTTTTAATTCCGGCTATCATTCCTTGTCGCACCACGGCCAGAAGCCAGACAGCATCGAAAAGCTGGTGGAAATAGAGTTCTATCAAATGCAGCAGCTCTCACGCTTTATAGATAAGCTAAAATCCATCCGCGAGCCGGATTCAAACGGTAGTTTACTTGACAGTTCAATGGTCCTGTTCGGCAGTGGCATGGGAAATGCGAATGCGCACGTAAACACAGATCTTCCCATCATCCTGGCTGGCGGCGGTTTCAAGCTGGGAGAGCACAAACGTTATCCAACCGAACGTATCAAACGTGTCCCACTTTGTAATTTGTATCTTTCCATGCTACAGAAGTTCGGCGTTGAGACCGAAACCTTCGGGACAAGTTCGGGAACGCTTTCAGGCCTGAAAGTTGCATGA
- a CDS encoding DUF1592 domain-containing protein: MNIRLAVLVGSLIGCSSLIAEEDTKAFNDHIRPFLEEYCIKCHGPDKQKGERRFDTLAYPISDDNALIDFQDMLDLLNLGDMPPEDEEQPSSDQRQAIVDWLTQEVNKAYESRSFTGGETVLRRLNHREYLNTINDLFQMDMSMFDPTESFPGERLVEHQDNIGDTLITSGYLLNRYVDAADQIVEKALPFQDKPEPQTWNFKGGFQQQPELNKRHMVAHGQRYLNIYEGPNTVRRFGAYAPLYEFVDGVPEGGVYKIRTLAEAVNRYHSFNRKKVQNDPDEPMMMRVIPANKRFGYLHMPQPFAPDLGTFALSDDGPAWYETEAWLDKGFAPRYNYLNGSMDIRPGFREVANLVIKNADPAIPPKDLDEDYMAVAIKHGVIPHIRIHEVEVSGPFYPEWPTRTWMTIVGEEVFNPKKTRHILQVFASRAYRKPASRDEVNRLMRVVEARVDQGSSGFEAMKDGLKAVLISPAFLYLEEEKQKSKTERLGDFGLASRLSYFLWGSLPDQELLDLAKRKRLSRPSVLKSQMDRMLKDPRSDRFISGFLDSWLTLRSLGDAPPDRNKFEVYYAENLEDAMRMETEMFTRNALKENLNISCFLDSDFTFVNEALAEIYGIDGIEGDNFRRIELNDPRRGGLLGQASILTVTANGVDTSPVLRGVWLLENLLGTPPSPPPPDVEPLDPDIRGAESIRDQLNKHRETQACYECHRKIDPLGFALENFDPIGRWRSKYDDRIEIDASGQLPSGESFNDIVEFKKAMLEKKDAFTRALTKKMLSYALGRRLEISDRPEIDSILETLEENGDGFRDLVYLIISSESFASP; the protein is encoded by the coding sequence ATGAACATAAGACTGGCGGTTTTAGTCGGTAGCCTCATTGGCTGCTCCTCCCTGATTGCAGAAGAAGATACCAAAGCGTTTAACGATCACATCCGTCCGTTTCTCGAAGAGTACTGCATAAAGTGCCACGGACCGGACAAACAGAAAGGGGAAAGACGATTCGATACCTTGGCGTATCCTATTTCCGACGACAATGCGTTAATCGATTTCCAGGACATGTTGGACTTGCTGAACCTCGGCGATATGCCTCCGGAAGACGAGGAACAACCGAGCTCAGATCAAAGACAGGCTATTGTTGATTGGTTAACTCAGGAGGTGAACAAAGCCTATGAGTCGAGGAGCTTTACGGGCGGCGAAACCGTCCTCAGGCGTTTGAATCACCGGGAGTACCTCAATACGATTAACGACCTTTTCCAAATGGACATGAGCATGTTCGATCCTACCGAATCCTTTCCGGGTGAGCGTTTGGTTGAGCATCAGGATAATATTGGCGATACACTTATTACTTCTGGTTATTTGCTAAACCGCTATGTCGATGCCGCAGATCAAATTGTAGAAAAAGCCCTACCCTTTCAGGATAAACCCGAGCCGCAGACCTGGAACTTCAAAGGTGGATTCCAACAACAGCCGGAGCTCAACAAGCGACATATGGTCGCCCATGGTCAGCGCTACCTGAATATTTATGAAGGACCCAATACGGTTCGGAGATTTGGTGCCTACGCGCCTTTGTATGAGTTTGTGGATGGAGTTCCAGAAGGAGGCGTTTATAAAATACGGACGCTGGCTGAAGCAGTTAACCGATACCATTCATTCAATAGGAAAAAAGTTCAAAATGACCCGGACGAGCCCATGATGATGCGAGTCATTCCAGCAAACAAACGATTCGGTTATTTACACATGCCACAACCCTTCGCGCCGGATCTGGGCACCTTCGCGCTTTCGGACGACGGGCCAGCCTGGTATGAAACGGAAGCCTGGCTGGATAAAGGCTTTGCACCGCGATATAACTACCTAAACGGCTCCATGGATATTCGACCAGGATTTCGGGAAGTCGCGAACCTGGTCATTAAAAATGCGGACCCCGCTATTCCTCCCAAGGACCTCGATGAGGATTATATGGCCGTTGCGATTAAGCACGGAGTTATTCCACACATACGTATTCACGAGGTTGAAGTGAGCGGACCCTTTTATCCTGAGTGGCCAACACGCACCTGGATGACAATTGTCGGGGAAGAAGTATTTAATCCAAAAAAAACACGCCATATCCTTCAAGTCTTCGCCAGCCGGGCTTATCGCAAACCGGCCAGCAGAGATGAGGTGAACCGGTTGATGCGCGTCGTTGAAGCAAGGGTCGATCAGGGAAGCTCCGGATTCGAAGCCATGAAGGATGGGCTGAAAGCCGTTTTGATTTCACCGGCATTTCTTTACCTGGAGGAAGAGAAACAAAAATCAAAGACAGAGCGCTTGGGCGACTTCGGTCTGGCTTCCAGACTGTCCTATTTTCTTTGGGGATCATTGCCCGACCAGGAACTTTTGGATCTGGCCAAGCGCAAACGCCTAAGCAGACCTTCTGTTTTGAAATCTCAAATGGATCGCATGCTGAAGGATCCGCGATCAGATCGGTTTATCTCCGGATTCCTGGATAGCTGGCTGACACTAAGAAGTTTAGGCGACGCCCCACCCGATAGGAACAAGTTTGAAGTGTATTACGCAGAAAACCTGGAAGACGCTATGCGAATGGAAACGGAGATGTTTACTCGCAATGCTCTCAAAGAAAACTTAAACATCAGCTGTTTCCTCGATTCGGACTTCACGTTTGTAAATGAAGCTCTCGCTGAAATTTACGGAATCGATGGAATAGAGGGTGATAACTTTAGAAGGATTGAACTGAACGATCCAAGGCGTGGCGGCTTACTTGGACAGGCGAGCATTTTAACGGTGACCGCCAATGGAGTGGATACCTCTCCGGTGCTAAGAGGAGTCTGGTTATTGGAGAATTTGCTTGGAACGCCTCCTTCCCCGCCACCGCCTGATGTCGAACCATTGGATCCCGATATACGAGGCGCGGAATCCATTCGCGACCAATTGAACAAGCACCGTGAAACCCAGGCCTGTTACGAGTGCCACCGCAAAATCGATCCCCTGGGATTCGCGTTGGAAAACTTTGATCCGATAGGCCGTTGGCGCTCGAAGTACGATGATCGCATTGAAATTGATGCCTCGGGCCAGCTTCCAAGTGGAGAATCTTTCAATGACATTGTTGAATTTAAGAAGGCTATGCTCGAGAAGAAGGATGCATTCACCAGAGCATTAACAAAAAAAATGCTCTCCTACGCTCTCGGTCGCCGCCTGGAAATTTCCGATCGCCCCGAAATTGATTCCATCCTGGAAACGCTGGAGGAAAATGGAGACGGATTTCGCGATCTGGTTTATTTGATTATTTCGAGCGAGTCGTTTGCCAGCCCGTAG